ATGGTTAACAGACTGCTCATGGACAGTCTTTCTATTGAGAGAATGTTACTAGGGTGTCTATTGAACAATGTTGATAGTtcgttactacgaggtcaccagacagcctatgaacatgagtctgttcaaagttggtggccaattgcagccagagcgtGGATAGATCGTTGGTACAGACGTATAAAGACAGTTTGTAGACACTCTTTTGATTGTTGGTAGGTtctagtaacaattgtctttagaccgtGAACTTAATGCTACcagatatttttgtaagggtatttTCTGCGAGGCAGCCTGCCTGCGATGCCGATGGAAGAAGAATAGCATCCTGTACATCTGCTGGAGCGTGATTGCATTTACGTTGCAGGGGAGGTGGCTTAATATTCAATACATGGGACTCTATCCGGCAGCTCTCGTGACGCTCTTCGCGCTGCTGTCCGTCCCTGGAGAACTGGGTGCTATGGCGTCTGCCGCGCACATCGGCCGCAAGACGTCTCTCGCTTGGGCACTGGTCATAGTCGCCATTGCCCTCTTCGGGGCCGCCGCGTGGGGCGATGCGAATGCGGTATCCAGCGTTACCCTGCTGACTCTGGCGAGTGTGGGCACAGACGCATCGCAAGCTGTTCTCACACTGTACACGACAGAAGTGTATCCTACAGTGATGCGCTGCTCGGCCCTGGCAACGTGCTCGTGCTTTTCTGCAGCGGCCAGCATCGTCGTACCAGTGGCCGTCCATCTTGGA
This window of the Rhipicephalus sanguineus isolate Rsan-2018 chromosome 2, BIME_Rsan_1.4, whole genome shotgun sequence genome carries:
- the LOC119381082 gene encoding solute carrier family 22 member 12-like; its protein translation is MGLYPAALVTLFALLSVPGELGAMASAAHIGRKTSLAWALVIVAIALFGAAAWGDANAVSSVTLLTLASVGTDASQAVLTLYTTEVYPTVMRCSALATCSCFSAAASIVVPVAVHLGFLQVSWLPLVVSCRC